From Lepisosteus oculatus isolate fLepOcu1 chromosome 8, fLepOcu1.hap2, whole genome shotgun sequence, one genomic window encodes:
- the LOC138240972 gene encoding uncharacterized protein, giving the protein MEPSPKPGALSPSPKDTDSNRPAPLRRQDLISTYCPPPKIQLLKDTFQEKLMQEKEKKMIAMYNQRQEAALQKMRKSFQYVKYAAEKKTGNSYRFQAQQGPEKNIVGYDRSYPLKPMGNRKVSGPGEVRAVDRPEAQSDSLFAPTPPQDGHERPCERPGRRGSRVRKPKDRTVLPMVATPPGQCPSNANGKEYFELQEKLRKVAEAEAALKEEHRRREASLQDEMRQKEAMMKDEIRQKEAMMQAKLFRAQEELRMVQREVAGRENRGLLTRRKTLQARQSELRPRGPWANHRSKAVPLLTCRMEKQKAFTPRKALPFRGDNLDYDSPMEDGGCAESHFPSALSHQERRQVSPCRRGLEDVPCGRRKYLKKARLPESDVSAAQAAQAHFRNNTACLDEQMSSPSVSTSGAPLLLLADEN; this is encoded by the coding sequence atggagcccagtcctaagcctggtgctctgtccccctccccgaaggacacagactcgaatcgacccgcacccttaaggcgacaggatctgatctccacgtactgcccgcctcccaagatacagcttctgaaggacaccttccaagagaaactgatgcaggaaaaggagaaaaaaatgatcgccatgtacaatcagcggcaggaggcagctctacagaagatgagaaaatctttccaatatgtcaaatacgctgcggagaagaagacggggaacagctatcgcttccaagcccaacagggccccgagaagaacattgtggggtatgatcgatcttaccccctgaagcctatgggtaacaggaaagtctccggccctggtgaggttcgggctgtggaccgcccggaagcacagagtgattccttgtttgcccccaccccgcctcaggatggtcatgagaggccctgcgagaggccgggcaggaggggctcaagagtacgcaaacctaaggacaggactgtcctccccatggtggcgacccctccagggcaatgcccttctaatgccaatgggaaggagtaCTTTGAGTTGCAAGAgaagctacgaaaagtggccgaggcagaggccgcgctgaaggaggagcatcgccggagggaggccagcctgcaggatgagatgcgccagaaggaggccatgatgaaggatgagattcgccagaaggaggccatgatgcaggcgaagctcttcagagctcaggaggagctgaggatggttcagagagaggtggccggaagggaaaatagaggactcctgacccgaaggaagacactccaggcgaggcagagcgagcttcgccccagaggaccatgggccaaccaccgctctaaggccgtgcctcttctgacctgcagaatggagaagcaaaaagccttcactccaaggaaagcccttcctttcagaggagacaaccttgattatgattctccaatggaagatggcggatgcgcagaatcgcactttccctctgcgctttcccatcaggagagacgtcaagtgagcccttgcagacgtgggctagaagacgtcccctgtggaaggagaaagtatctcaagaaagcaaggctccctgaaagcgacgtgtcagcggcacaggccgcgcaggcccacttcagaaataacaccgcatgtctggatgaacaaatgtcatccccaagtgtcagcacatcaggagcccccctcctcctcctcgcagatgaaaactga